One Paraburkholderia agricolaris genomic region harbors:
- a CDS encoding lytic transglycosylase domain-containing protein has translation MKRTFVTVAAGLAVLITAGSARADCFDEAAGYQKVNPLILRAIAWQESHNRPDALHKNANGSTDYGVMQINSVHLPTLAQYGISQGTLMEPCKNVYIAAWHLRRQMNKYGNTWQAVGAYHSETPALRDKYAQQIAAILRKWNLMPAAH, from the coding sequence ATGAAACGAACCTTCGTCACTGTCGCTGCAGGACTTGCCGTGCTGATCACAGCAGGGTCCGCGCGTGCCGATTGCTTTGACGAGGCCGCAGGATATCAAAAGGTGAACCCCCTGATTCTGCGCGCAATTGCGTGGCAGGAGTCACATAATCGACCGGATGCGTTGCATAAGAACGCCAACGGCTCGACCGACTACGGCGTCATGCAGATCAACTCGGTTCATCTGCCCACGCTCGCCCAGTACGGCATCTCGCAAGGCACGCTGATGGAGCCTTGCAAGAACGTCTATATTGCGGCGTGGCATCTGCGCCGTCAGATGAACAAGTACGGCAATACCTGGCAGGCGGTCGGCGCGTATCACTCCGAGACGCCGGCGTTGCGTGACAAGTATGCGCAGCAAATCGCCGCCATCCTGCGCAAGTGGAATCTGATGCCGGCTGCGCACTGA